The proteins below come from a single Elgaria multicarinata webbii isolate HBS135686 ecotype San Diego chromosome 11, rElgMul1.1.pri, whole genome shotgun sequence genomic window:
- the PRMT1 gene encoding protein arginine N-methyltransferase 1 isoform X1 translates to MAEAANCIMENFVTTLANGMSLQTPLEDVTPHTWGQSGARAALEVSCTQPESSVKPTAEEMTSKDYYFDSYAHFGIHEEMLKDEVRTLTYRNSMFHNRHLFKDKVVLDVGSGTGILCMFAAKAGAKKVIGIECSSISDYAVKIVKANKLDHVVSIIKGKVEEVELPVEKVDIIISEWMGYCLFYESMLNTVIYARDKWLTPDGLIFPDRATLYITAIEDRQYKDYKIHWWENVYGFDMSCIKDVAIKEPLVDVVDPKQLVTNACLIKEVDIYTVKVEDLTFTSPFCLQVKRNDYIHALVAYFNIEFTRCHKRTGFSTSPESPYTHWKQTVFYMEDYLTVKTGEEIFGTIGMKPNAKNNRDLDFTIDLDFKGQLCELSCSTDYRMR, encoded by the exons ATGGCGGAGGCTGCAAACTGCATCATGGAG AATTTTGTAACCACGCTGGCTAATGGGATGAGCCTGCAGACTCCGCTAGAAGATGTAA CTCCCCACACCTGGGGACAGTCAggggctagagcagctctggag GTTTCGTGCACCCAGCCGGAAAGCAGCGTCAAGCCGACGGCAGAGGAGATGACCTCCAAGGATTACTATTTTGATTCTTACGCCCACTTCGGGATCCATGAG GAAATGCTGAAGGACGAGGTGCGTACGCTGACCTACAGAAATTCCATGTTTCACAACCGGCACCTCTTCAAAGACAAAGTGGTCCTGGACGTTGGCAGCGGAACcggaatcctctgcatgtttgcaGCCAAGGCTGGGGCCAAGAAGGTCATTGGG ATTGAGTGCTCCAGCATCTCTGACTATGCGGTCAAAATCGTCAAAGCCAACAAACTCGACCATG TTGTGTCCATCATCAAGGGAAAAGTGGAGGAAGTGGAGCTGCCTGTGGAGAAGGTTGACATCATCATCAGTGAGTGGATGGGCTACTGCCTCTTCTACGAGTCCATGCTCAATACTGTCATCTACGCCCGGGACAAGTGGTTG ACTCCTGATGGACTCATATTTCCAGACCGTGCTACGCTGTACATCACAGCTATTGAAGACCGGCAATACAAAGACTACAAAATCCACT GGTGGGAGAATGTGTACGGCTTCGACATGTCATGCATCAAAGATGTGGCAATCAAAGAGCCGTTGGTGGATGTCGTTGACCCCAAGCAATTGGTGACCAATGCCTGCCTCATCAAG GAGGTGGACATCTACACAGTGAAGGTGGAGGACCTCACCTTCACGTCGCCCTTCTGTCTCCAAGTGAAACGCAATGACTACATCCATGCCTTGGTTGCCTACTTCAACATAGAGTTCACCCGTTGCCACAAGCGCACTGGATTCTCCACCA GCCCCGAATCTCCCTATACCCACTGGAAGCAGACAGTCTTTTACATGGAGGACTACCTAACAGTGAAGACCGGGGAGGAGATATTTGGCACCATTGGCATGAAACCCAATGCCAAGAACAAT
- the PRMT1 gene encoding protein arginine N-methyltransferase 1 isoform X3, with protein sequence MPELAPHTWGQSGARAALEVSCTQPESSVKPTAEEMTSKDYYFDSYAHFGIHEEMLKDEVRTLTYRNSMFHNRHLFKDKVVLDVGSGTGILCMFAAKAGAKKVIGIECSSISDYAVKIVKANKLDHVVSIIKGKVEEVELPVEKVDIIISEWMGYCLFYESMLNTVIYARDKWLTPDGLIFPDRATLYITAIEDRQYKDYKIHWWENVYGFDMSCIKDVAIKEPLVDVVDPKQLVTNACLIKEVDIYTVKVEDLTFTSPFCLQVKRNDYIHALVAYFNIEFTRCHKRTGFSTSPESPYTHWKQTVFYMEDYLTVKTGEEIFGTIGMKPNAKNNRDLDFTIDLDFKGQLCELSCSTDYRMR encoded by the exons ATGCCAGAGCTGG CTCCCCACACCTGGGGACAGTCAggggctagagcagctctggag GTTTCGTGCACCCAGCCGGAAAGCAGCGTCAAGCCGACGGCAGAGGAGATGACCTCCAAGGATTACTATTTTGATTCTTACGCCCACTTCGGGATCCATGAG GAAATGCTGAAGGACGAGGTGCGTACGCTGACCTACAGAAATTCCATGTTTCACAACCGGCACCTCTTCAAAGACAAAGTGGTCCTGGACGTTGGCAGCGGAACcggaatcctctgcatgtttgcaGCCAAGGCTGGGGCCAAGAAGGTCATTGGG ATTGAGTGCTCCAGCATCTCTGACTATGCGGTCAAAATCGTCAAAGCCAACAAACTCGACCATG TTGTGTCCATCATCAAGGGAAAAGTGGAGGAAGTGGAGCTGCCTGTGGAGAAGGTTGACATCATCATCAGTGAGTGGATGGGCTACTGCCTCTTCTACGAGTCCATGCTCAATACTGTCATCTACGCCCGGGACAAGTGGTTG ACTCCTGATGGACTCATATTTCCAGACCGTGCTACGCTGTACATCACAGCTATTGAAGACCGGCAATACAAAGACTACAAAATCCACT GGTGGGAGAATGTGTACGGCTTCGACATGTCATGCATCAAAGATGTGGCAATCAAAGAGCCGTTGGTGGATGTCGTTGACCCCAAGCAATTGGTGACCAATGCCTGCCTCATCAAG GAGGTGGACATCTACACAGTGAAGGTGGAGGACCTCACCTTCACGTCGCCCTTCTGTCTCCAAGTGAAACGCAATGACTACATCCATGCCTTGGTTGCCTACTTCAACATAGAGTTCACCCGTTGCCACAAGCGCACTGGATTCTCCACCA GCCCCGAATCTCCCTATACCCACTGGAAGCAGACAGTCTTTTACATGGAGGACTACCTAACAGTGAAGACCGGGGAGGAGATATTTGGCACCATTGGCATGAAACCCAATGCCAAGAACAAT
- the PRMT1 gene encoding protein arginine N-methyltransferase 1 isoform X2: protein MAEAANCIMENFVTTLANGMSLQTPLEDVSCTQPESSVKPTAEEMTSKDYYFDSYAHFGIHEEMLKDEVRTLTYRNSMFHNRHLFKDKVVLDVGSGTGILCMFAAKAGAKKVIGIECSSISDYAVKIVKANKLDHVVSIIKGKVEEVELPVEKVDIIISEWMGYCLFYESMLNTVIYARDKWLTPDGLIFPDRATLYITAIEDRQYKDYKIHWWENVYGFDMSCIKDVAIKEPLVDVVDPKQLVTNACLIKEVDIYTVKVEDLTFTSPFCLQVKRNDYIHALVAYFNIEFTRCHKRTGFSTSPESPYTHWKQTVFYMEDYLTVKTGEEIFGTIGMKPNAKNNRDLDFTIDLDFKGQLCELSCSTDYRMR, encoded by the exons ATGGCGGAGGCTGCAAACTGCATCATGGAG AATTTTGTAACCACGCTGGCTAATGGGATGAGCCTGCAGACTCCGCTAGAAGAT GTTTCGTGCACCCAGCCGGAAAGCAGCGTCAAGCCGACGGCAGAGGAGATGACCTCCAAGGATTACTATTTTGATTCTTACGCCCACTTCGGGATCCATGAG GAAATGCTGAAGGACGAGGTGCGTACGCTGACCTACAGAAATTCCATGTTTCACAACCGGCACCTCTTCAAAGACAAAGTGGTCCTGGACGTTGGCAGCGGAACcggaatcctctgcatgtttgcaGCCAAGGCTGGGGCCAAGAAGGTCATTGGG ATTGAGTGCTCCAGCATCTCTGACTATGCGGTCAAAATCGTCAAAGCCAACAAACTCGACCATG TTGTGTCCATCATCAAGGGAAAAGTGGAGGAAGTGGAGCTGCCTGTGGAGAAGGTTGACATCATCATCAGTGAGTGGATGGGCTACTGCCTCTTCTACGAGTCCATGCTCAATACTGTCATCTACGCCCGGGACAAGTGGTTG ACTCCTGATGGACTCATATTTCCAGACCGTGCTACGCTGTACATCACAGCTATTGAAGACCGGCAATACAAAGACTACAAAATCCACT GGTGGGAGAATGTGTACGGCTTCGACATGTCATGCATCAAAGATGTGGCAATCAAAGAGCCGTTGGTGGATGTCGTTGACCCCAAGCAATTGGTGACCAATGCCTGCCTCATCAAG GAGGTGGACATCTACACAGTGAAGGTGGAGGACCTCACCTTCACGTCGCCCTTCTGTCTCCAAGTGAAACGCAATGACTACATCCATGCCTTGGTTGCCTACTTCAACATAGAGTTCACCCGTTGCCACAAGCGCACTGGATTCTCCACCA GCCCCGAATCTCCCTATACCCACTGGAAGCAGACAGTCTTTTACATGGAGGACTACCTAACAGTGAAGACCGGGGAGGAGATATTTGGCACCATTGGCATGAAACCCAATGCCAAGAACAAT
- the PRMT1 gene encoding protein arginine N-methyltransferase 1 isoform X4, whose amino-acid sequence MAEAANCIMEVSCTQPESSVKPTAEEMTSKDYYFDSYAHFGIHEEMLKDEVRTLTYRNSMFHNRHLFKDKVVLDVGSGTGILCMFAAKAGAKKVIGIECSSISDYAVKIVKANKLDHVVSIIKGKVEEVELPVEKVDIIISEWMGYCLFYESMLNTVIYARDKWLTPDGLIFPDRATLYITAIEDRQYKDYKIHWWENVYGFDMSCIKDVAIKEPLVDVVDPKQLVTNACLIKEVDIYTVKVEDLTFTSPFCLQVKRNDYIHALVAYFNIEFTRCHKRTGFSTSPESPYTHWKQTVFYMEDYLTVKTGEEIFGTIGMKPNAKNNRDLDFTIDLDFKGQLCELSCSTDYRMR is encoded by the exons ATGGCGGAGGCTGCAAACTGCATCATGGAG GTTTCGTGCACCCAGCCGGAAAGCAGCGTCAAGCCGACGGCAGAGGAGATGACCTCCAAGGATTACTATTTTGATTCTTACGCCCACTTCGGGATCCATGAG GAAATGCTGAAGGACGAGGTGCGTACGCTGACCTACAGAAATTCCATGTTTCACAACCGGCACCTCTTCAAAGACAAAGTGGTCCTGGACGTTGGCAGCGGAACcggaatcctctgcatgtttgcaGCCAAGGCTGGGGCCAAGAAGGTCATTGGG ATTGAGTGCTCCAGCATCTCTGACTATGCGGTCAAAATCGTCAAAGCCAACAAACTCGACCATG TTGTGTCCATCATCAAGGGAAAAGTGGAGGAAGTGGAGCTGCCTGTGGAGAAGGTTGACATCATCATCAGTGAGTGGATGGGCTACTGCCTCTTCTACGAGTCCATGCTCAATACTGTCATCTACGCCCGGGACAAGTGGTTG ACTCCTGATGGACTCATATTTCCAGACCGTGCTACGCTGTACATCACAGCTATTGAAGACCGGCAATACAAAGACTACAAAATCCACT GGTGGGAGAATGTGTACGGCTTCGACATGTCATGCATCAAAGATGTGGCAATCAAAGAGCCGTTGGTGGATGTCGTTGACCCCAAGCAATTGGTGACCAATGCCTGCCTCATCAAG GAGGTGGACATCTACACAGTGAAGGTGGAGGACCTCACCTTCACGTCGCCCTTCTGTCTCCAAGTGAAACGCAATGACTACATCCATGCCTTGGTTGCCTACTTCAACATAGAGTTCACCCGTTGCCACAAGCGCACTGGATTCTCCACCA GCCCCGAATCTCCCTATACCCACTGGAAGCAGACAGTCTTTTACATGGAGGACTACCTAACAGTGAAGACCGGGGAGGAGATATTTGGCACCATTGGCATGAAACCCAATGCCAAGAACAAT